A window of the Cynocephalus volans isolate mCynVol1 chromosome 10, mCynVol1.pri, whole genome shotgun sequence genome harbors these coding sequences:
- the CCL5 gene encoding C-C motif chemokine 5, whose translation MKISAAALAVILSAATLCTPASASPYASDTTPCCFAYISRPLPRAHIKEYFYTSGKCSNPAVVFITRKNRQVCSNPEKKWVWEYINSLEMS comes from the exons ATGAAGATCTCCGCAGCTGCCCTTGCTGTCATCCTCTCTGCTGCCACCCTCTGCACTCCTGCATCTGCCTCTCCAT ATGCCTCGGACACCACGCCCTGCTGCTTTGCCTACATCTCTCGCCCACTGCCCCGTGCCCACATCAAGGAGTATTTCTACACCAGTGGCAAGTGCTCCAACCCAGCAGTTGT CTTCATCACCCGAAAGAACCGCCAAGTATGTTCTAAcccagagaagaaatgggtttgGGAGTACATCAACTCTTTGGAGATGAGCTAG
- the HEATR9 gene encoding protein HEATR9 — protein sequence MAYEKSADIFDISRSMLMYPWLEYRDRTKEFQKAMAPVHLPLSCYQMPKEEFPPSPECWRQHLDKSNLVPYCYFKKPEIYTHWHTLYDQQEKREAKKMLQKMRDHPRYLKEDTYDQKFHLPMSKLTVKFQVRPRPLEPTKDPLKWQRLKELTKSLKSPREEEQFYAAQALGCLGIRDKFVMEALSQVVQTGPEKVKYEAYRTLAILGCLNKHVIRALIKQLKGKNEGRRMETLTGLRVALNSWAAVPKDKRTPVRDEGKLVPVLQMLIKSSSNEAALEAALCLGFLRPCSNMAQEFLLHCMCQGSTTQRMKALRMLVKMMHVYSAAVIRAILDQLCSSSILEDRFEATRMLRTIGLEQIQAEGLEELTFDLLRRKIYNEPFLAMRQAVAETVEELEMKPMMMNLVEAQLMNSNATTRQEAVISLGVLGIRSPQVYHLLLDMLDAENNEAVKKSLQETLVLCASIDPWIQNKLKNKVFFIHEVSETNVKAEPTRLRKEPENPEELNIQDFQLAKLNPLFITKSSTKLGQKKKLPASPPCFPKPQKHMPQAIGPWQPRIRKQLQTLAETSK from the exons ATGGCGTATGAAAAATCAGCCGATATCTTTGACATCTCTAGGTCAATGTTAATGTACCCATGGCTGGAATATAGAGACAGGACCAAAG AATTCCAAAAAGCCATGGCTCCTGTTCATCTGCCCTTGTCCTGCTACCAG ATGCCAAAGGAAGAGTTTCCCCCAAGTCCAGAGTGCTGGAGACAGCATCTGGACAAGTCAAACTTGGTCCCTTACTGCTACTTCAAGAAACCTGAGATCTACACACACTGGCATACCCTGTATGACCAGCAAGAGAAGCGGGAGGCCAAGAAGATGTTGCAGAAAATGAGAGATCACCCCAG GTACCTCAAAGAGGATACCTATGACCAAAAATTCCATCTCCCCATGAGCAAGCTGACTGTAAAATTTCAAGTGAGACCCAGGCCCTTAGAGCCTACCAAGGATCCCCTGAAGTGGCAAAGATTAAAG GAACTCACAAAATCCCTGAAATCTCCTCGCGAGGAGGAGCAGTTCTATGCAGCACAG GCTCTGGGGTGCCTGGGCATCAGGGACAAGTTTGTAATGGAGGCACTATCGCAGGTG GTCCAAACTGGTCCAGAGAAAGTGAAGTATGAGGCCTATCGAACTCTGGCCATCCTGG GCTGCCTGAATAAGCATGTGATCCGTGCACTCATCAAACAGTTGAAGGGGAAAAATGAGGGTCGAAGGATGGAGACTCTGACGGGGCTACGTGTGGCTCTGAACTCCTGGGCTGCTGTCCCTAAAGATAAG AGGACTCCAGTCAGGGATGAAGGGAAGCTGGTGCCTGTGCTGCAGATGCTGATAAAGTCGTCATCAAATGAAGCAGCTCTGGAGGCAGCCCTGTGCTTGGGCTTCCTGAGGCCCTGCAGCAACATGGCTCAAGAGTTCTTGCTGCACTGTATGTGCCAAGGGTCCACGACCCAGCGGATGAAG GCACTTAGAATGCTGGTCAAGATGATGCATGTATACTCAGCTGCAGTCATCAGGGCTATCCTGGACCAGCTTTGTTCTTCTAGTATTCTTGAG GACCGCTTTGAAGCCACCCGGATGCTCAGGACCATTGGGTTGGAACAGATCCAGGCAGAGGGTCTAGAGGAACTTACATTTGACCTGCTCAGGAGAAAGATATATAATGAACCCTTCCTT GCTATGAGGCAGGCTGTGGCTGAAACTGTGGAAGAACTCGAGATGAAGCCTATGATGATGAACTTGGTAGAGGC GCAACTGATGAACTCAAATGCCACTACACGCCAGGAAGCAGTCATCTCTTTG GGCGTCCTGGGGATCCGCAGTCCTCAAGTGTACCATTTGCTCCTGGACATGCTAGATGCAGAAAACAATGAGGCTGTGAAGAAGAGC CTACAAGAAACATTAGTCCTTTGTGCCTCAATTGACCCCTGGATCCAAAACAAGCTGAAGAACAAGGTTTTCTTTATACATGAGGTATCTGAGACCAATGTGAAGGCAGAGCCTACAAGGTTACGGAAGGAGCCTGAGAACCCCGAAGAGTTAAATATACAAGATTTTCAACTTGCAAAACTGAACCCCTTGTTTATTACAAAGTCCAGCACCAAGTTGGGCCAAAAGAAAAAGTTACCTGCCTCCCCACCCTGTTTCCCTAAGCCACAAAAACACATGCCACAGGCCATAGGGCCCTGGCAGCCAAGGATCAGGAAACAGCTCCAGACCCTTGCTGAAACCTCCAAATAG